The Calypte anna isolate BGI_N300 chromosome 1, bCalAnn1_v1.p, whole genome shotgun sequence region AGGGGAAAAGCCCAGTGTGGGTGTATTTGTTCTCTGGGCAGAAACATGGCTTGGCACCTCCTGGCTCCTGCAAAGCCATCTTCCAGTCTGGGAAGCTGGCACAGTACTGTGCATATGTGTATATGTTACACACTTGCCTATTGTAAAGGAAAACAGTTTGATCCTTGGAAGCATCCATGTGGGAGGTCAGTACCATTGGCAGCAGGGCTGAAATCCTCTTGAGGTGGGAAGAGGTCTGACCTTCCCTTCAGATGAACATCAGAACCTTACCAAGGAGTTTTCAGGGGCTCTGCCTTGCAATTCTGAAAACAGGACACAGGCCTTGAAATGCCTCCAAGTGAAACCGCTGCAAAATTTATGTAGGCAGAAGGTAATTACCCGGATTAGACTTTGGCTAAGGCACAAGACTGACATTTAGCAAGGGAGTTTGCCACAGGAGCTTAAATAGCCACCAGTGTCTGCCACTTCCTTGAGTTTACATTTTTAGCTGAAAATGCTCATCTCCATCATCAGAGCTGGCCTTACACCAGAGAGGACCCATGAACCATTTGTCAGCAACCAcaaccagcagctccatccaaACCTTCTCAACAGCAATGCTCATCACCCTCTTGTTCTGCAAAAGAGCAACTCCAGCAGCTCTTACCAACCTGAATGATgcatctttccttccttttttttgttttctaggttttcttcttcttctgcatTCTCATCTTCCACATTTcagtattcctttttttccatatcacctttttttcctatatcCATTTTTACCTCCTATACAGTTAGATTCCTCACTTCCCCGTTCCTTTTCCCTTAAAGTCTGgctttggtgatttttttttgacattttattgtCTTCCTCCAGATCCTCTCTATCGTGATTTCCCTGAGTTCCCTCCCTGTCTTTCATTCTCCCTTACAACAACTTAGCTGCTTCTGGCATttgattaaatattttgctttttcttataaTTCACAAAGCCGATGGGGTTGCAACCTTGATCTGCATTCAAGCATTGCTACCACTGTCAGGAGATCCCAAGCTTCACCTTTCATTTGGTTGTGGAAGACTGTAGGCTGATGTTTATGTTACAGGAGCCCATGCAATTACAAAGGCATCTGAAGACTTATTGTACATATCATATTTCCTTTGATACTGGTCTAGAAATACTCATGAGTTGTGATCCTGAGGCAAAAGGAATAATGTCGGAAAGTGTTTCAGTTAGTTATAAATTGCTTTTGGTAGGTTCTAGTCAATAAgtataaaaccaaaaaggtaTTCTCACTGCTTTCTTGCCGTAACTGTATCATTCCTGACAGTTCACCAATGGATCCCCTCTCCATTATGCTTCATTTCCCTCCGGTAATGTGTCCCTGCCTCTGGGAAAATCTGTCTCATTAACATTTCTAACTACAAGCTTACAGGTAACCACTACGAGATTGGGTGACCTTAAgtaattatttctctttggTGTGGTtttatgtaaaagaaatattaattctaTAATATATTGAAATGAGCAAACTAACTAATTTTGGTAGTGCATCAAAACATACCTCTTATCTTTCAATATTTTAGCCACTGCTCAGTTTTCTTCATGCTATCACTGCCTTCACACCAACTGAAGCACCCAGAACCAGAACTGATCTAACAGGGAGAGATGTCTACAGCTACACAAAGAAGGGCTATGTGTGCCATCACCTGTGATGTGATACCTCCAGTTGTGCATCTGCAAATTACATTGGCACTGCTTTTACCATATCATATTTATAGTTCACACCCTGCTTGTTGTTCAACTGATACCATATGAAAGTCTTTTTTCACCTGAATGCTAGATGCTCATCAAGTTTCTCTGTCTGGCACTGGGGTTAGTTCTGCCTGGATACAGTCCTATGCACTTGTACTAAATGGATCTCAATTAAATAATTCTGCTGCATCCTTAAAATATCTACATTAATTTTTGACCTTTGAGTCAACATGAGCTGCAGCTCTATTCACCACTCACTTCCCCTTCTGTTAGACCAAGGTATAGGACCTGGTATGCAACATCAGTGACCTGGTACAGCCCACAGCCTAATTTTGGTTGTATAGGTTGTATATAGCCTCATGAAGCATTTTTCCCCATGTCAGTATGAAACTGCAATAGACTATGGGCTCAGATACTGTCCTCCAAGTAGGCTTGAAGGGGGCAGCTGAGAAAGATCTGAGGGTCTTTCTCTGAAGACTTCCTTAATGCTCATGAACTTGATGCAAACATCAGATTTTTCACTCACAGGAATGCAGGACTACTTTTGAAAGCTTCAAACAACATTTATTGTAAATTcatgggggaagaaaaagaagaagaaaaaaaaaacagtttggtAAACTATTACATCTCAGTGTGAAGAACTTTTCCAGTGATGTGCAATCAGataatgaaaagaatattttaattaagcAGCAATTTCTCAATAGAAatctcattaaataaaaaaaaaattatttccatatttaCAGATTacaaagcaaatgcatttttttgtctttagcaggtttatttctttgaaagaaaagagaaatagttTTAATCTAAGAGTGTGCTTTGGAAGCAGCTTGCTAGGCAGTCTCTGTTAACAGATGATCAGCCTCTCCTTGAGCACTGCAGTGCTCTGCTTCTTCTCTTGTCCAGGCTTTCACCGAAGAGCTTCTGGTACATCAACCTATGAAGTGAGGGTGGGGACAGTGTTCAGTACATTGTCTTTACAGtcaaaaatacagcaaaattcCTACCTGAGAAATGCTCCCAAGAGCTGTGTGCTGTGACCCTGTAACAAGCCTGAACCTGGGAAAGTATCTCACTATATGTCAAAATCACAGTCAAACAGAAATCTGTGTGCTGATAAAAACACCATCAGAGGAAAGCCTCATCCGAGGTGCTTTCTTATGCACATGTGTTTTACaattatgatgatgatggtgattattattattatttaaatatgatTGTACCACAAGTATTGAGCTTGTGGTATATCTGAGCCACAATCAGTTACTGAAATAGGATCTCTTACTTACCCGCCTTAATTGCTTTAGGCTGCTTGAACGAATTGCTTCCATAAGGTTGTCATGGAGAGACCGCTGTGGCGTGGAGGGACGGGTGGAAGGTTGTGAACCTTCCTCTGATTTTCTGTCTGAGACTGATCTTAGAGaatctttaatttctttcaataAGCTGTTCtcatgttttttgctttttttgccttttttctttttctgtccatTCTGTAAGGCTTCTTTGGAGCTTTCGTGCTGTTTGATGACTTCAGCTATATTCCTGGTTGGTGCCTTCTTCTCTGGAATaactgggggaggagggggtggtgggggtgggggcggagggggaggtgggggtgcAGGAGCTGGAGTCTGACTTTTCACAGGCACTGCTTTCTTAGGGAGCCTTGGAGAGGACCAAGGGGAGCTCTTAGGGGACACATAAGGTGAGGACCGAGGCGTCTCTTTCTGAAAGACTTTGCTCTTCGCATTGATGGCTCCATCACCAGACTCTTGTTGACGCTGCTCCTGCATACGTTTTTGCCTTTGTTTATCCATATTTCTTGTCAGGATACTTGTCATGCTCATTCTCGGGCCAGCAAGGTCAAAGTGGTATCCAAGCTTGACCAGAGTTGTGTTCTCTTTCAGAAGTTTAACTATGTCCATTTCCACCTGGCTGCCCATGATGTGCCTTTGATTGTGGAACCGCAGTTCTGTTAGAACCTTGTTACTCTGCAAAGCTCTCATAATGGCCAGCACTCCTTTGCCTGTGATAAAATTTGACTCAATATTTAGACTAGTTATATGCTGATTTACCTTTAACATACCAGCAATAGCTATTGCAACATTGTCATCAGCATGTGTGTTAGCCAAGCTGAATGACTTAACAACTGTGTTGTCCCTCAAGGCTTGAGAAAATTGTATAAGCATCTGTGAAGTGATATTTTCAATGTTGTTCAGATTTACCTCCGTGGTATCAGGATCATTGCTCCTAACTTTTTCCAAAGCATCTTCTATAACTGTTGGATTTCCACAAGGGTGGATGGCTTTGCTTTTTGAGCTCAGACTGTCAGTATCTTTTCCATCATGGCCATTGAGTAAGTTTTCATTGTCCCTTTCACCGTTACACCTTTTGTGTCTGATCCGGTCAGAACTCCTGCCAGCCTCAGGTTTTTCACCAGCTGCAGCATATTGCTTTTCCTCATCCTCACCATCACTGCtgtctccctcttcctcctcctcctcctcttcatcttcttcttcttcttcttcttcatcctcttcAGTATATGCCTCCTCAGACACTTCACTATTGCTTTCTGTGAAATATTCTTCTTGAATATCTTCTGAATTATCTTCTTCTTGCTCAGAATCCTGAATAGGAATGTAGTTGTGGGTGTTAAACACTATTGCAGTAATATAGCTACTGCCTTTTTACACAAAAACAAATAAGTTAAtattgaaagataaaaataaatccccagAAGCAGAGACAGTAAGGAGGACAGAAAATCTTTCAGAACCTAACACCTTTTTAATGTTACTGCTTTAATATTCCTTAGAAGGCAAATACTTTGtgtaaattaaaacaattttactGATATCTATGATTTCTGCTAAGAGAAAAGTTGACAGAAGTTATTGCAACATGGGCATACTGGTGCTTTCTATGTGTTGGCATATCCACAAGGGGCTGTTATTTGGCCATTTGCCTGCAGAAACATAAGACTGCAATTTCAGAATGGACATGATCTGGTAGCAACAAGTTTCTTGAGTTCATAAGGATTAGACATCAGTATCTGTTCTTGAGATCCCTTGCATATGAAGAAGGATAAAGACTGCCATgcttaaaatacaaatagtGTCTGCTTATGTACACGTGTATTGTCATGCAAAATAATACAGAATTACAGGAGTCGTAGCAGAAAGACTCTGGTTTCACTGCATGGACTTTACACATATAGAAgcttttgtaaagaaaagatTCAGACACATTTGCACAGGTAGCAACCAATCACTTAGAATTAACCCATAAAGGTTTGCCAAGAGCTAAGACTGTTCTCACTTACAGCTGTGGCAGGTCAGCTGCTGTACTGTAACTCATTATAGCTCGTTGCCTACAGGGTAAAATGACTGCTTTTCTACACCTCAAGGTTACTTCAGTGTGTTTTGTGGGCACCAAAACTGACAAGTTTGGATCTACTTCTCAAAGCTCTGACTAGTGTCCTCAGCAGTTGTAATGGTGGCAGTGGACAATTTTCTGTGCAGGACAGAAAATTGTACCCCAGGGAAGTCTCATTTTCCATCTGGATGACTCCAGAAATACGTAGACCATGACTGAACCCTCACACTGTGACCAAGCTTAAACCTCTTGTTTCCTACTAGAAAGCTCCCTTGTCCCATTTGGTCTACTGGACAAGCTACAGCATATGCCTTTTTATTGACAGTTGTGAATATTTACAAAATTTTGGATAAAAAACCAATTGTTCTGTATTCACTACTTCATTGATATTCATATTTTAGCTTTTGTAAAATATTAAGGGCTATTTCACAAAGTGAGTGTGCTCTGCAGAGATGCAGTGATTCTGTTTGtgcttctggaaaataaaagggttACTAACGTGACAGCCTGTTTTTAGAAAACCTGTGCAGTTTTAGGTTTTCTTAATTATCTGGCTgtaaaaaatgcaggaaaaggtgaaaataataatactaacGGCAGATTGCATGATACTGTTGCACCATCTGAATCAGATTTCTGCACACATTTAAAACAGACAGTAATTGCAGTGTTTGCAGAAGCAAGACTCTAACAAAAGAGGGCATGGACCTGTTTCAGCCCGTGGTTCAGCACCTGGAGGGCTTGCAGGGTCTGGCCCCATTGCCCTGCATACGGGGGTCTTGCAGGGTTCAGTCCCATTGCTCCTCATGTGGATCAGGCACAGGAAGACCCTTGTGTTGAGAGATGTTGTGCTCCTCACAGAAACAGGGTTGTGTTTAAGCCAGGTTGATTGTGGCACTAAGATTTCTGTCTGTATCTTCTGTACACATATGCAgacttttaaaagctgaaaacacCATGTAGTCAGGAACTCATCTTCATGCCTATGTTTATATCTATTGAGGAATATATAGTGCAGCCTTCAACACAGCTTCAGATGAGCATGAGTTAGTGCCTGTAAATGGGCAGCTAATATGCTTGATGACActagattaattttattttttatttatttcttttagtaGCATTTATGGGGCAAGAGGAGGAGTCTAGTCACATACATGGTTTGGTGTCACACCAATAATCTGTGCAATAATTTTGAAATCAAGTACTCTCCCTTTTGCAGATCCAGAGTCATGCTCTGCTGTTGTGACAGCATTTCAGTGCATTCAGGCAGCCTGCAAGGCTTCATTTTACTGCATACTAGCAACTCTATGAAAAATTAGGACTAAGATAGTCAGTGCAGAGAGGTAAATATCTCTGGAGGGCAAGTCATTCACCCGAAAAAGCTACCTACAGGATGTCCGGGTAGGGCTGCTCTCTCACTACCAGCTATAAAAGGAGCACAAATAATCGTCTTAGATAAGGAGTCTAACTTTCAGACAGTtgagagcaagaagaaaattgcTTTAAAGAAACTATCTCAGAAGGAGCTTTCCTACTGTCTTCAGTGGAGAGAGGCTTTGTGCCCTCTACCTCAGCATATcaacattttcatatttatggATGCATTTATGAAGTTTCTTCTCAGATCAAATAGTGTATAGAGGCTTTTGTTAGCACTTTGAGGTTTAGCCAGTGCACGTTGTTAATTCTGCAGagacatggaaaaagaaaaaagaaatactgccATTATATAAGACACCAAACTAGACCTGTTCAGAAGGTTTTTTTGGAACTGTTCAGGTTTTGAGTTACAGGCTCAGCTGGAAATAAACATTAATCTTGCCATTGCCTCCCTAGGACTTGACAAACAGGGAGTGAAAGCAATGTCTGCAAGCTGATACTAATGGTCTGTTGACAGATACCGGTCTGTGCACTTGCCTGCAAAGGTGTTACACCACCATTCACAAGCAGTAGAAAATACTTACGTGTAAAGAAATCCTGGATATTATTATTACAGGTTAATTTAATCCATTTGATTTTTCTCTAGGACAATATTTTATCTAATGCACAAATGCAGTTATTTCCTTGCAAATAAAAGAGTTCCTGATTCAAGGCTGTTAGAAGTTCTGAGCCCAGTTTTGCTGTCTTTGCctttttgtattgttttctaACTACATGTGGGAAAATGTCACCTCATAAACAGCGCCAGAAGTTGGTATGAAGAAACTTAAAAATCAGAAACCTACTCACATCCCCAGGTCCCTACATTGCTTTGAAATGACATGGAGCCAAGGTGAAAACAGCAGTTGTTTTCTGATAGAGCTCAGTCTCACGATAATTTTAGCAAGGGCCTGGGGGATGCAGATATGGACATCAGCTTAGACTCAGAGTGTTCACTGCCTGCTAGGGCTGAGCCATTCACTCCTGTTCACTTGAAGTTCAGACACTGgcttttattattactttttttattctggGGGACAAACTGCCACACAagctctatttatttttttggggggaataCACAGAAATGGTTTGGCTGATCAATCTACCCCAGGccactttttaaataacttaCAATTACCCTCTGACACCAGTTTCCAGCAGATTTCCGACTTGTGCCAAGGATCAGCAGCAGGAACAAAGCAACATAAGCTGCTGACTGCCATGCAGCTTCCTTCAGCCAGCACAAAGCCTGGTGAATGCTTATTTAGTTTCTGACATACCACATATTCAAAATTATCTTCCCAATGTGCTTTGCACAAGTTGATATTGATTTTTTTGCAGGTAAGGAAAAGacactttttaaagctttttaacaAAATCAAATGATACCCAGAAGTCCACATCACTCCCCGGCAATAATTTATAACATGcctgttaaattttatttctattttaatcaATAACaataatttgaattttcttctctcagcCAGACTTTTAAAGTACCTCCAGAGAGAGCAAAAGCTCTCAGCGCACACCAAAGTGCTGCTAATGATGTTCTTAGAAATGttacaaaacactgaaaatttataaaaaaacgGAAACAGTGACATCTTTCTAGGAAAGAGCAAGCctaaatatttccaggaaaaCAGTGGATGCCTCAGGGTCTTACCTTGTCACACGCACCCAGCCTCTCTTTTTCCAAGAGTTTCCTGGTCTCCCTCTCCCAATAGGCCATCAGTGCTTCCCTGCTGAAAGTCCCCGTGGGTGTTTTCTCAGTCAGGCTCTTCTGCCTTTGCCCCACGGGAAGGTTCCGGTCGGGCTCTATGTCCTCCAGCTCCCgctccagctccttcagctcctcTTCTGTGAGAGAAGCCAGGAGCTCATCTTCATCAATATCTTCATATTTACTGAGCTCTCTTCTGTAGCCAAAGGTAGACATGGTCCCACTTGGTCAGGCTGGTACAGACCTGAAGTGACAGGGCATTCAAGAAGGCTGAGGCAAGCAAGCTGTGTCTCTTTTGGTCAGCAACTGTTTTCCTGAGTAGCTGAGGCACCCTTTTAAGAGTAATCATCAGGGGCTTACGACAATGCATGAAGGGATGAAAGCATGCTCCGTTTTAAGCATCAGACGTCATCTGGACATCTGAACAGCAAGAATGTCCCAACACTAGTGTTTGCAGGTCCCTTAAAGAGGGGGATTATTGACACACTGGTCACGGCCATATTTAGATCAGGCGGCTGGTGGGAGAATAGCAGCCTTGTGGGTGGGGAGGAGGCACCAAATAAAACCCTGGGCACATTTACTCTGACTTGGGCTCCAAACTGCGGTAGAGAAAGAATAATGCAAATCCATTCAACCCTGAGCTGCCACTGGGGCTTGAAATAAAACGTCTGTGCCCTTCTGCACCAGACTACCTCTTGGTTTCATGGTGTTTTAGGTGAACTGCCTGTTACCCCACCAAGGTGTTTGCAGGACACATTGGGGTTGCAGGAATGCAGCCTGTGGGGAGGTGCTCGGTGTCCTAGCACCCATGGAGAGCATTGTTCCCACAGTGTTTTGCCTGGCCTCTAACAAATCACACAACTGGATTATTTaatagttcctttttttttttttttttttcaaggatggaaaagaaaagggagaatcAGTATGAAATGAACATTAGTGGCTGAtgtgagatattttttttcttgtgatctGCTGCGGGAGTGAGCAGAGTCCCCCTGAGCTTTAGGGAAACCCTCCCTGGGTGGGCAGCGGGGCTCTGTCTTCATCACTTCTGACAGCCAGCAGCACATGAAGGCCTCTAGTGGCTATTTTAGTTAATTCCCATTGCCTGCTGCAGATGACTTGCGTGCAGCTGGAGAGTGCCCTTCAGTGCCTAATTTTAAAGGTGTATCTCCAATATCATGTGTGCTAATAAATGAGATATGATTTTGATATTGTTTTTTATAGAAAAGGCTATCTTCCAGTGTAAGAAACTGAAGAACAAAAGGTTAAACTTTACacaatttgttgttttttcattgtggttttgtggtttgttttttttttgttgttgttttgttttttggtttgttcttttttcagttttctctgttAGCAGTGAATGATGGTGAACTAACATCATTTTCTGAAAGATTCAGGCCAGCAATATCTGCAAACCTGTGCTATGTTTGTGtgtgagagggagagagagagggagacagAGAAAGGTTGATTTTGGtacagggaagcaggaaaacattTGTAATGATAAATGTCAACCTTATTAATTGATAACACATTAGTTAGTCAAGTCAATATTGAGTGGAAATGCAAGTAAAAGTAATTTGAACTATTTTTCTTGTCCAGCATCATCTCTTTTTGGTTAGTATAGATGGAAGACTAAAACTGATAAATGATGTTTAGCCAAATAGTTAATTTAGTTTTACTATTATGTATATTGCTTTACTGGCAATggaaagaggaggctgagcaTGATTTTCGTTAACAGAtttggtaaagaaatttctttttttctttggtaatTTTTCTATATGCATTTCATCCAGATTAGCTTAGCCATGTGATAAGGAAATTTAAAGATGTTGCTAAAGGTGGAAAAGGTATTCTATTGACAATGTTTTGCCCAAAGCAGAGGGAAGATCAGTGCAATTAGGTAAGGTTGTGAGAGGTCTGTGTCCTTTCTTCATCCTTCCTGTACATGTAACTCATGGTAGTTTAGGTTGCATTCTTTATATGGACAAGGCCAAGGATGAAGACCCATGAATATGGACATGTGTAGAATGTAACACATGGCaaattacacacacaaaaatgatGCTAAACCTGTAAAGCCAAGCATTTACAGGTCAGAAAATGTAGGGATAATATTTGTCTTCACATGTTGATGAGCACTAAACCACAGCTCTTAATTCTATAAGACTGTAATCACATATTTTGATCCTGGAACCATGAGTCCCCAGGACCTTTGTTTTTGTCCAGTGTACAAGAGAGATCACACACATCATAAACAGCCTTTCAGCAAAACTTTTTGCCCCTATCAATGGATTTCTTTGTCCAGCAGCCATTTCAGAGATGTGAAGGTGTTACCACTGTTATAAGGAGGACGACTAGAGGTAGAGAgtcatttctgatttttttgaaaaatgccCACTAATTTCATGTTTAGGATTCCCTTTTTGGTGGTATTTGGCATTATGCAGCACTTCAGCTGGTCAGTGCTCAGGTCCTGTGGGCACTAGCCACTGCTGAAGCTGCCCACCATTTCAACGGTTTAGAGCACATGTTATcacttaaattattta contains the following coding sequences:
- the LMOD2 gene encoding leiomodin-2, producing the protein MSTFGYRRELSKYEDIDEDELLASLTEEELKELERELEDIEPDRNLPVGQRQKSLTEKTPTGTFSREALMAYWERETRKLLEKERLGACDKDSEQEEDNSEDIQEEYFTESNSEVSEEAYTEEDEEEEEEEDEEEEEEEEGDSSDGEDEEKQYAAAGEKPEAGRSSDRIRHKRCNGERDNENLLNGHDGKDTDSLSSKSKAIHPCGNPTVIEDALEKVRSNDPDTTEVNLNNIENITSQMLIQFSQALRDNTVVKSFSLANTHADDNVAIAIAGMLKVNQHITSLNIESNFITGKGVLAIMRALQSNKVLTELRFHNQRHIMGSQVEMDIVKLLKENTTLVKLGYHFDLAGPRMSMTSILTRNMDKQRQKRMQEQRQQESGDGAINAKSKVFQKETPRSSPYVSPKSSPWSSPRLPKKAVPVKSQTPAPAPPPPPPPPPPPPPPPPVIPEKKAPTRNIAEVIKQHESSKEALQNGQKKKKGKKSKKHENSLLKEIKDSLRSVSDRKSEEGSQPSTRPSTPQRSLHDNLMEAIRSSSLKQLRRVDVPEALR